In Lates calcarifer isolate ASB-BC8 unplaced genomic scaffold, TLL_Latcal_v3 _unitig_358_quiver_876, whole genome shotgun sequence, one genomic interval encodes:
- the LOC108894499 gene encoding protocadherin gamma-A11-like isoform X2 has product MGDKGFSALRLLFCFASFIVTLHLVNGDLSYSIPEEIKRGDAIGNIAKDLGLDLRTLSSRKARVDFDGTSKQYCDMNLNTGDLIASERIDRESLCGKKPSCVLKVDLVLENPLELHRVSLHIHDVNDNSPKFKKDLIEMEVWESAEKGNRFSIEQAHDADIGQNAVQRYNLQKNDNFILAVDSNKVELVLANKLDREKQKELNLLLTALDGGSPQRSGTVVIHVTVLDANDNAPVFSQAVYKASLPENSAPDTIVIKVSATDTDEGVNGDVTYDFGHVSDEDVNVFSIDPKTGEIRVSGVIDFEERSFFEMVVEAKDGLGLTSYAKVLIDVSDINDNAPVIHLKSLTNPIPENVSPGTEVGIINVQDRDSETNGQVRCSIQQNVPFKLVPSIKSYFTLVTTGQLDRELVSDYNITITATDEGSPPLSSSKTVQLSVADINDNPPVFEEQSYSAYVTENNKPGSTLCSVSARDPDWRQNGTVIYSLLPGEVNGAPVSSYLSVNGDTGVIHAVRSFDYEQFRSFKVHVMARDNGSPPLSSNVTVSVFISDVNDNSPQILYPGPEGNSFMTELVPKAAHGGSLVSKVIAVDADSGQNAWLSYHIVKSSDPGLFTIGLHSGEIRTQRDISESDSMKQSLIVSVKDNGQPSLSATCSMYLLISDNLAEVPELKDISYDEKNSKLTSYLIIALVSVSTFFLTFIIIILGVRFCRRRKPRLLFDGAVAIPSAYLPPNYADVDGTGTLRSTYNYDAYLTTGSRTSDFKFVTSYNDNTLPADQTLRKSPSDFTQTFGDCDASPEVGTSATVVCPISVSTLVSQTMLL; this is encoded by the coding sequence ATGGGAGACAAAGGATTTTCAGCGCTTCGTCTGTTGTTTTGCTTCGCTTCCTTTATTGTAACGCTGCATCTCGTTAATGGAGATTTGAGTTATTCTATTCCAGAAGAAATTAAACGAGGAGATGCTATTGGAAATATAGCAAAGGATCTCGGTCTTGATCTGAGGACCTTGTCTTCTCGAAAGGCCCGTGTTGATTTTGATGGAACGAGTAAGCAGTACTGTGACATGAATCTGAATACCGGGGATTTGATCGCATCGGAGAGAATTGACAGAGAAAGTCTTTGTGGCAAGAAACCATCATGTGTGTTAAAAGTAGATCTGGTGTTAGAAAATCCGCTTGAGCTTCATCGTGTAAGTCTTCATATTCATGATGTAAATGACAACTCGCCAAAGTTCAAAAAAGATTTGATTGAAATGGAAGTATGGGAGTCAGCTGAGAAGGGGAACCGTTTTTCAATCGAGCAGGCCCATGATGCAGATATAGGTCAAAATGCAGTTCAGAGATACAACctacaaaaaaatgacaatttcaTTCTTGCTGTTGACAGTAACAAGGTTGAACTCGTGTTGGCGAATAAACTTGAtcgagagaaacaaaaagagctgAATTTGCTTCTCACAGCTTTAGATGGTGGGTCTCCTCAGAGATCAGGTACAGTAGTCATACACGTCACTGTGCTGGATGCTAATGATAACGCCCCAGTGTTTAGCCAGGCCGTTTATAAAGCCAGTCTGCCTGAAAACTCTGCTCCAGATACCATAGTGATTAAAGTTAGTGCTACTGACACAGATGAAGGAGTGAATGGAGATGTAACATATGACTTTGGCCATGTGTCTGATGAAGATGTGAATGTATTTTCTATTGATCCAAAAACGGGAGAAATTAGAGTAAGTGGTGTGATTGACTTTGAGGAAAGAAGCTTTTTTGAAATGGTAGTTGAAGCTAAAGATGGTTTAGGCCTAACCTCGTACGCCAAAGTGCTAATAGATGTTTCTGATATAAATGACAATGCTCCAGTGATACATCTGAAATCACTGACTAATCCCATACCTGAGAACGTGTCACCTGGTACAGAGGTGGGCATCATTAACGTGCAGGACAGAGACTCTGAGACAAACGGACAGGTCCGCTGCTCCATTCAGCAAAATGTCCCTTTTAAATTAGTTCCCTCCATTAAAAGCTACTTTACTCTGGTGACCACAGGGCAACTGGACCGTGAACTAGTGTctgattacaacattacaatcacAGCCACTGACGAgggctctccacctctgtcctcctctaaaactgttcagttatctgtagctgacatcaacgacaacccacctgtgtttgaggaacagtCCTACAGCgcatatgtgacagaaaataacaaacctggCTCCACTTTATGTTCCGTTAGTGCTCGAGACCCCGACTGGAGACAAAACggtacagtgatttattctctgttacCTGGTGAGGTGAACGGTGCCCCGGTGTCCTCCTATCTGTCTGTTAACGGAGACACGGGGGTGATCCACGCTGTGAGGTCGTTTGATTATGAACAGTTCAGGAGCTTTAAAGTCCACGTGATGGCCAGAGACAacggttctcctcctctgagcagcaacGTGACCGTCAGTGTCTTCATATCGGATGTGAACGACAACTCTCCTCAGATACTGTACCCCGGGCCGGAGGGCAACTCGTTCATGACCGAGCTGGTCCCCAAAGCTGCACACGGAGGCTCTCTGGTGTCCAAAGTGATAGCGGTGGACGCGGACTCCGGACAGAACGCCTGGCTGTCCTATCATATAGTCAAATCGAGTGATCCCGGACTTTTCACTATTGGTCTCCACAGCGGAGAGATCAGGACACAGCGGgacatttctgaatctgacagcatgaaacagagccttattgtgtcagtgaaagataacggacagccctctctctctgccacctgttccatgtatttacttatttctgataACTTGGCTGAGGTGCCAGAACTGAAGGACATTTCTTATGATGAGAAGAATTCCAAACTGACCTCTTACCTGATCATCGCACTGGTTTCTGTGTCTACATTTTTCCTCaccttcattatcatcatcctgGGTGTGAGGTTTTGTCGCAGGAGAAAGCCCAGACTGTTGTTTGACGGAGCAGTCGCCATCCCCAGCGCTTATCTCCCTCCTAATTACGCAGATGTTGACGGCACAGGAACTTTACGCAGCACTTACAATTATGACGCCTACCTGACAACAG
- the LOC108894500 gene encoding protocadherin gamma-A11-like, translating into MGDKGFSALGPILCLASFIVTLHLVHGDLSYSFPEEMKRGAVIGNVAKDLGLDLRTLSSRKARVDFEGTSKRYCDMNLNTGDLVTSERVDRESLCGKKPSCVVKVDLVLENPLELHRVSLHIQDVNDNSPKFKKDLIEMEISESADKGNRFSIEEAHDADIGQNAVQRYNLQKNDNFILAVDSNKVELVLENTLDREKQKELNLLLTALDGGSPQRSGTVVIHVTVLDANDNAPVFSQAVYKASLPENSPPDTVVIKVSATDADEGVNGDVIYDFGHLSDEDVNVFSIDPKTGEIRVSGVIDFEERSSFEMRVEAKDGLGLTSYAKVIIDVSDINDNAPVIYLKSLTNPIPENVSPGTEVGIINVQDRDSETNRQVRCSIQQNVPFKLLPSIKNYYSLVTTGQLDRELVSDYNITITATDEGSPPLSSSKTVQLSVADVNDNPPVFEEQSYSAYVTENNKPGSTLCSVSARDPDWRQNGTVIYSLLPGEVNGAPVSSCLSVNGDTGVIHAVRSFDYEQFRSFKVHVMARDNGSPPLSSNVTVSVFISDVNDNSPQILYPGPEGNSFMTELVPKAAHGGSLVSKVIAVDADSGQNAWLSYHIVKSSDPGLFTIGLHSGEIRTQRDISESDSMKQNLIVSVKDNGQPSLSATCSMYLLISDNLAEVPELKDISYDEKNSKLTSYLIIALVSVSTFFLTFIIIILGVRFCRRRKPRLLFDGAVAIPSAYLPPNYADVDGTGTLRSTYNYDAYLTTDSRTSDFKFVTSYNDNTLPADQTLGKSPSDFADPFEDLGASVEVGTDQMV; encoded by the exons ATGGGAGACAAAGGATTTTCAGCACTAGGCCCGATCCTCTGCCTCGCTTCCTTTATTGTAACGCTGCACCTCGTTCATGGAGATCTGAGTTATTCTTTTCCAGAAGAGATGAAACGAGGAGCTGTTATCGGAAATGTAGCGAAGGATCTCGGTCTCGATCTGAGGACCTTATCTTCCCGAAAGGCCCGTGTTGATTTTGAGGGAACGAGTAAGCGGTACTGTGACATGAACCTGAATACCGGGGATTTGGTCACATCAGAGAGAGTTGACAGAGAAAGTCTTTGTGGCAAGAAACCCTCTTGTGTTGTGAAAGTAGATCTGGTGTTAGAAAATCCGTTAGAGCTTCATCGTGTAAGTCTTCATATTCAAGATGTAAACGACAACTCgccaaagtttaaaaaagatttGATTGAAATGGAAATAAGTGAGTCAGCTGACAAGGGTAACCGCTTCTCAATCGAGGAGGCCCATGACGCAGATATAGGTCAAAACGCTGTTCAGAGATACAACctacaaaaaaatgacaactttATTCTCGCTGTTGACAGTAACAAGGTTGAACTCGTGTTGGAGAATACACTTGATcgagagaaacagaaagagctgAATTTGCTTCTCACAGCTTTAGATGGTGGGTCTCCTCAGAGATCAGGTACAGTAGTCATACACGTCACTGTGCTGGATGCTAATGATAACGCCCCAGTGTTCAGCCAGGCCGTTTATAAAGCCAGTCTGCCTGAAAACTCTCCTCCAGATACCGTAGTGATTAAAGTTAGTGCTACTGACGCAGATGAAGGGGTGAATGGAGATGTAATCTATGACTTTGGTCACCTCTCTGATGaagatgtaaatgtattttctattgatccaaaaacaggagaaattaGAGTAAGTGGTGTGATTGACTTTGAGGAAAGAAGCTCTTTTGAAATGAGAGTTGAGGCTAAAGACGGTTTGGGGCTAACCTCGTACGCCAAAGTTATAATAGATGTTTCTGATATAAATGACAATGCTCCTGTGATATATCTGAAATCACTGACTAACCCCATACCTGAGAACGTGTCACCTGGTACAGAGGTGGGCATCATTAACGTGCAGGACAGAGACtctgagacaaacagacaggtcCGTTGCTCCATTCAGCAAAATGTCCCTTTTAAATTACTTCCCTcaattaaaaactattattcTCTGGTGACCACAGGACAATTGGACCGTGAACTAGTGTctgattacaacattacaatcacAGCCACTGACGAgggctctccacctctgtcctcctctaaaactgttcagttatcTGTAGCTGACGTCAACGACAAcccacctgtgtttgaggaacagtCCTACAGCgcatatgtgacagaaaataacaaacctggATCCACTTTATGTTCCGTTAGTGCTCGAGACCCCGACTGGAGACAAAACggtacagtgatttattctctgttacCTGGTGAGGTGAACGGTGCCCCGgtgtcctcctgtctgtctgttaacgGAGACACGGGGGTGATCCACGCTGTGAGGTCGTTTGATTATGAACAGTTCAGGAGCTTTAAAGTCCACGTGATGGCCAGAGACAacggttctcctcctctgagcagcaacGTGACCGTCAGTGTCTTCATATCGGATGTGAACGACAACTCTCCTCAGATACTGTACCCCGGTCCGGAGGGCAACTCGTTCATGACCGAGCTTGTCCCCAAAGCTGCACACGGAGGCTCTCTGGTGTCCAAAGTGATAGCGGTGGACGCGGACTCCGGACAGAACGCCTGGCTGTCCTATCATATAGTCAAATCGAGTGATCCCGGACTTTTCACTATTGGTCTCCACAGCGGAGAGATCAGGACACAGCGGgacatttctgaatctgacagcatgaaacagaaccttattgtgtcagtgaaagataacggacagccctctctctctgccacctgctccatgtatttacttatttctgataACTTGGCTGAGGTGCCAGAACTGAAGGATATTTCTTATGATGAGAAGAATTCCAAACTGACCTCTTATCTGATCATCGCGCTGGTATCTGTCTCCACATTTTTCCTgactttcattatcatcatcctgGGTGTGAGGTTTTGTCGCAGGAGAAAGCCCAGACTGTTGTTTGACGGAGCAGTCGCCATCCCCAGCGCTTATCTCCCTCCTAATTACGCAGATGTTGACGGCACAGGAACTTTACGCAGCACTTACAATTATGACGCCTACCTGACAACAGATTCTAGAACCAGTGACTTTAAGTTTGTGACAtcatacaatgacaacacactgccTGCTGACCAGACTCTGGGGAAAAGTCCATCAGACTTTGCTGACCCGTTTGAAGATTTGGGTGCGTCTGTAGAGGTAGGAACCGACCAAA TGGTGTAG